One Cohnella candidum genomic region harbors:
- a CDS encoding DUF2062 domain-containing protein produces MAQRYVNFKRWLRYKYIGLIRAKGGASMVAMGFAIGLAVEMFTLPTFGFAFLLIFPLVYVLKGNLPAALIGFVFGKVIYIPMAFLNAMVGKWVLPEHFTVHIPFLYEWVNRALTTSLKLIVGGMINGTLLGAILFFPIRASLNAFKNKRKEKRKLRRGRAEMKVTSE; encoded by the coding sequence ACATCGGACTCATCCGTGCCAAAGGCGGAGCCTCCATGGTGGCCATGGGTTTCGCCATCGGCCTCGCCGTTGAGATGTTCACGCTGCCGACTTTCGGGTTCGCTTTTTTGCTCATTTTTCCTCTCGTCTATGTATTGAAAGGAAATCTGCCCGCCGCGCTGATCGGATTCGTGTTCGGCAAAGTCATCTACATTCCGATGGCCTTCCTGAACGCGATGGTCGGGAAGTGGGTGTTGCCGGAGCATTTCACGGTCCATATTCCGTTTCTCTACGAATGGGTCAACCGCGCGCTGACGACGTCTCTGAAACTGATCGTCGGCGGGATGATCAACGGCACGCTGCTCGGGGCGATCCTGTTTTTCCCGATCCGAGCGAGCTTGAACGCCTTCAAGAATAAGCGCAAGGAAAAGCGCAAGCTGAGACGCGGCCGGGCGGAAATGAAAGTCACGAGCGAGTGA